The following proteins come from a genomic window of Kiloniellales bacterium:
- a CDS encoding alpha/beta hydrolase: MTDLRLGSMVMEDAGAGPPVVMVHGLGGGSNSFQTLMAALAGYRVLRPDLPGAGRSALRHGRPGLEGLTAALRDCLRAAGVDRAHFVGHSMGTLLCQHLAAESPQTVGSLTLFGAILEPPAAARQALTERAAAARAEGMAGIAEAVSTGSVAAASRTANPVTAAFVRESLLRQDPTGYAAHCEALSAAAAADHAAIRCPTLLIAGEADPVVPVEMARRLQERIAGSRLEILPGVGHWMMVEAPQRAAELLRAQVEATAL, from the coding sequence ATGACCGACCTCCGGCTCGGCAGCATGGTCATGGAAGATGCCGGCGCCGGCCCCCCGGTGGTCATGGTCCACGGCTTGGGCGGCGGCTCCAACAGCTTCCAGACCCTGATGGCAGCACTGGCGGGCTACCGGGTGCTGCGCCCCGACCTCCCGGGGGCCGGGCGATCGGCACTGCGGCACGGCCGGCCTGGGCTCGAAGGTCTGACCGCGGCCCTGCGGGATTGCCTGCGTGCCGCCGGCGTAGACCGCGCCCATTTCGTCGGCCATTCCATGGGGACGCTGCTCTGCCAGCACCTTGCGGCCGAATCGCCGCAGACTGTCGGCAGCCTGACCCTCTTCGGGGCGATCCTGGAGCCGCCGGCTGCGGCGCGCCAGGCGCTGACGGAGCGGGCCGCGGCGGCCCGGGCCGAGGGCATGGCAGGGATTGCCGAGGCGGTTTCGACGGGCAGCGTCGCGGCCGCATCCCGGACGGCCAATCCGGTGACGGCGGCCTTCGTGCGGGAAAGCCTGCTACGGCAGGACCCGACAGGCTATGCTGCCCACTGCGAAGCGCTGAGCGCGGCAGCGGCCGCCGACCACGCGGCGATCCGCTGCCCGACCCTGCTGATCGCCGGGGAGGCCGACCCGGTCGTGCCGGTCGAGATGGCTCGGCGGCTGCAGGAGCGCATCGCCGGTTCACGGCTGGAGATCCTCCCGGGGGTCGGCCATTGGATGATGGTGGAGGCGCCGCAGCGCGCCGCCGAACTGCTGCGGGCGCAGGTCGAGGCGACC